From Thalassotalea euphylliae, the proteins below share one genomic window:
- a CDS encoding XrtA/PEP-CTERM system-associated ATPase — protein sequence MYESYYGFTERPFQLSPDPRFFFASKHHQRALSYLQYGLDQKEGFIVITGPIGTGKTTIARNLLSNLPEANIVAAQLVTTKLSPEELLELVIAEFRIPYQGESKADMLKAIETFLTSLHQQGKRALLLVDEAQNLPAETVEELRMLSNFQQDNQPLIQSFLLGQEELKGIIQAPNMEQFRQRIIASAHLRPLTPEEVEHYINHRIQLAGYDKDDLFSAQAFAVIHEKTQGVPRKINIFVDRILLFGFLEELASINIDAIHAVAQEMAVELTGSLSGSIEPQVQTASNEQLVVNSTENVENIKDVLREIEEILETSIKQKVKMARYVDKLLKQKNRQFAEASVAANTSPSKPD from the coding sequence ATGTACGAAAGTTATTACGGCTTTACTGAGCGTCCGTTTCAGCTCAGCCCCGACCCGCGTTTTTTCTTTGCCTCTAAACATCACCAACGGGCGCTGTCTTACCTGCAATACGGCCTAGATCAGAAAGAAGGTTTTATTGTCATCACAGGCCCAATCGGAACGGGTAAAACCACCATTGCACGCAATTTACTCAGTAACTTACCTGAGGCCAATATTGTTGCAGCGCAGCTTGTCACCACTAAACTCAGCCCAGAAGAACTGCTAGAGCTAGTGATCGCTGAGTTTCGCATTCCCTACCAAGGGGAAAGCAAAGCGGATATGCTCAAGGCGATCGAAACGTTTTTAACTTCGCTGCACCAACAAGGTAAACGCGCGTTATTACTGGTTGATGAAGCGCAAAACTTACCCGCAGAAACCGTAGAAGAATTGCGCATGTTGTCGAACTTTCAGCAAGACAACCAGCCCCTTATTCAAAGTTTTTTGCTTGGTCAAGAAGAGTTAAAGGGCATTATTCAAGCACCCAATATGGAGCAATTTCGACAGCGGATTATCGCCTCAGCACATTTGCGTCCACTTACCCCGGAAGAAGTTGAGCACTACATCAACCACCGTATTCAACTGGCGGGCTACGATAAAGACGACTTATTTTCAGCACAAGCATTTGCTGTTATTCACGAAAAAACCCAAGGTGTGCCCAGAAAGATTAATATCTTTGTCGATCGTATTTTGCTGTTTGGTTTTCTTGAGGAGCTAGCGAGCATTAATATTGATGCCATTCACGCCGTAGCCCAAGAAATGGCAGTTGAACTTACGGGCTCGTTGTCTGGCAGTATCGAGCCACAAGTCCAAACGGCAAGCAACGAACAACTCGTGGTGAATTCAACAGAAAACGTTGAGAACATCAAAGACGTTTTGCGTGAAATTGAAGAGATTTTAGAAACCTCAATTAAGCAGAAAGTTAAAATGGCAAGGTATGTCGACAAGCTGCTGAAACAGAAAAATCGTCAATTTGCAGAAGCATCCGTAGCCGCTAATACGAGTCCAAGTAAACCCGATTAA
- a CDS encoding XrtA-associated tyrosine autokinase translates to MSTIEKALAKQKSAQQELTNNQNVEQVNKSLSATSSETESTIQTTASAQQQYVEQQSREIYIDNDKLTERGFLHSGGDAHHQQEEFRHIKRKLLNNAFGAASKTLKQSNLIMVSSANPNEGKTFVSINLALSVALEQDKTVLLVDADVLRPSLHRELEFENDTGLLDYLCGDTDNVAEIIYPTNLVNLKIMPAGSVHHLTNELLASERMAKLANELSARYPDRVVIFDSPPLLGVTETPVLASLVGQAVVVAEESKTKIEDIKRATSQLDEELAIGFVLNKTIKTSKDVYGYYGYGYGRKK, encoded by the coding sequence ATGAGCACCATCGAAAAAGCCTTAGCAAAGCAAAAAAGTGCGCAGCAAGAATTAACGAATAACCAGAACGTTGAGCAAGTTAACAAGTCACTCTCTGCAACGTCTAGTGAGACGGAGTCAACAATACAAACAACGGCAAGCGCTCAGCAACAGTATGTCGAGCAACAAAGCAGAGAAATATACATTGATAATGACAAGTTAACTGAGCGCGGCTTTCTGCATAGTGGTGGTGACGCTCATCATCAACAAGAAGAGTTTCGTCATATCAAGCGTAAGTTGCTAAATAACGCTTTTGGCGCAGCGTCAAAAACACTTAAACAAAGTAACCTCATTATGGTGAGTAGTGCTAACCCTAACGAAGGTAAAACTTTTGTTTCGATCAACTTGGCGCTAAGCGTAGCATTAGAGCAAGACAAAACGGTACTGCTAGTCGATGCTGACGTGCTAAGGCCAAGCCTACACAGAGAACTTGAGTTTGAAAACGACACTGGCTTACTCGATTACCTATGTGGTGATACCGACAATGTCGCAGAGATCATTTACCCCACTAACTTAGTGAATCTAAAAATAATGCCCGCAGGTAGCGTCCACCATTTAACGAACGAATTGTTAGCCAGTGAACGGATGGCCAAGCTGGCAAATGAGTTGTCTGCCCGATACCCAGATCGCGTTGTTATTTTTGATAGCCCGCCACTACTTGGCGTAACAGAAACTCCTGTCTTGGCAAGCTTAGTAGGTCAAGCCGTTGTGGTCGCTGAAGAATCAAAAACGAAAATAGAAGATATTAAACGAGCAACATCTCAACTTGACGAAGAACTGGCAATTGGTTTCGTGCTCAACAAAACCATTAAAACCAGCAAGGATGTATATGGCTATTACGGATATGGCTACGGCCGAAAGAAATAA
- a CDS encoding TIGR03013 family XrtA/PEP-CTERM system glycosyltransferase, translated as MAFRDLSINSKSFVLLELLVFMAGMLIAVALNNQFQIALSPVLPSNFLFIYALVFGLVSQLTSLALGLYNSKLRENFRGLFRRILLAVAIAFSIVALINPLYSSFALPIEVLGLASLSGLVLVLLLRYGAHRIDFFGFHKRKVLVIGAGQRASIIEKRMRRDVDRQSFKVHAYVKMTGDSPDGIERETKISLDGSLVSYALDNEIDEIVVANDERRNNLPVDELFACKIRGIEVTEILDFIERETGQIAVNLIYPSWVIYSNGFTSTNYLRNTLDWLFNAAIAFTLLLITWPVMLLTAIIIKLDDGFSAPIFYRQERVGVDGHPFYIVKFRSMRVDAEKNGAQWASENDDRTTRIGNFIRKYRIDELPQIYNVMRGDMGFVGPRPERPEFVQNLVKSIPYYNERHNVKPGLAGWAQLKYPYGATEADALEKLKYDLYYIKHRSFFLDLLILIRTVEIVVFGKGR; from the coding sequence ATAGCATTTCGAGATTTATCAATCAACAGCAAATCATTTGTGCTACTAGAGTTACTAGTGTTTATGGCTGGTATGCTGATCGCTGTTGCGCTCAATAATCAATTCCAAATTGCGTTGTCTCCAGTGTTACCAAGCAATTTCCTTTTTATTTATGCCTTAGTCTTTGGCTTAGTGTCACAGTTGACGAGTTTAGCACTTGGCTTGTACAACTCTAAGTTACGCGAGAACTTTCGGGGGCTTTTCCGCCGTATTCTTTTGGCTGTGGCTATTGCTTTTTCTATTGTTGCGCTTATCAATCCCCTTTACAGTAGCTTTGCCTTACCAATCGAGGTATTGGGCCTAGCGTCATTGTCGGGTCTAGTACTGGTGTTATTGCTGCGTTATGGCGCACATCGCATTGACTTTTTTGGCTTTCACAAACGGAAAGTCTTAGTTATTGGCGCAGGGCAACGGGCGTCGATTATTGAAAAACGGATGCGTCGTGACGTTGATCGCCAGTCGTTTAAGGTGCACGCGTATGTGAAGATGACAGGCGATAGTCCAGACGGTATTGAGCGAGAAACAAAAATTTCACTCGATGGCTCACTGGTCAGCTATGCCCTTGATAACGAAATTGATGAAATTGTCGTTGCTAATGATGAGCGCCGCAACAATTTACCCGTTGATGAACTATTCGCCTGTAAAATTCGCGGTATTGAAGTCACCGAAATTCTCGATTTTATTGAACGCGAGACAGGGCAGATAGCCGTCAACCTTATTTATCCTAGTTGGGTTATCTATTCTAACGGCTTTACCTCGACCAATTATTTACGCAATACGCTAGATTGGCTATTCAATGCCGCCATTGCGTTTACTTTATTGCTCATTACCTGGCCAGTCATGTTGCTTACTGCCATTATTATTAAACTCGATGATGGCTTTTCTGCGCCTATTTTTTATCGCCAGGAACGCGTGGGTGTTGACGGGCATCCATTTTACATCGTCAAGTTCCGAAGTATGCGCGTGGATGCCGAGAAAAACGGTGCGCAGTGGGCATCGGAAAACGATGATAGGACAACGCGAATCGGCAATTTTATTCGCAAGTATCGCATTGATGAATTACCGCAAATATACAATGTAATGCGCGGTGATATGGGCTTTGTCGGGCCGAGGCCTGAACGCCCAGAGTTTGTGCAAAACCTAGTTAAGTCAATTCCTTACTATAACGAGCGCCATAATGTTAAGCCTGGCCTTGCGGGTTGGGCGCAGTTGAAATATCCATACGGTGCAACTGAAGCTGACGCCTTAGAAAAACTGAAATACGACCTGTATTACATCAAGCATCGCAGTTTTTTCCTCGATTTGTTGATTCTGATCCGCACCGTTGAAATCGTGGTCTTTGGCAAAGGCCGATAG
- a CDS encoding XrtA/PEP-CTERM system exopolysaccharide export protein gives MEKRIIQLMKILVVAACGILLSSCSSNKLPQATLHPSKTESIDSYRYLIGAGDSVNIFVYGNPEVSGTFTVRPDGMITTSLVEDIPVSGRTPTELAREIEAVLATFLREPIVTVTVGGFVGPFSEQIRVIGEAAQPLAINYKKNMTLLDVMISVGGLTEFADGNDAVLVRIENGQQKQYSLAIDDLLKQGDISANVDMLPGDIIIVPETWF, from the coding sequence ATGGAAAAACGTATTATCCAGCTGATGAAGATATTAGTAGTCGCCGCCTGTGGCATTTTGTTGAGTTCATGTAGCTCAAATAAACTACCGCAAGCAACCTTACACCCCTCTAAAACAGAAAGTATTGACTCATATAGGTACCTGATTGGTGCTGGTGATTCAGTCAACATTTTCGTCTATGGCAACCCTGAGGTATCTGGCACCTTTACTGTGCGACCAGATGGCATGATCACGACCTCATTGGTTGAAGATATTCCAGTATCAGGGCGGACGCCAACAGAACTTGCGCGAGAAATTGAAGCCGTACTGGCGACCTTTCTGAGAGAGCCAATCGTGACGGTAACGGTCGGAGGTTTTGTTGGCCCGTTTAGTGAGCAAATTAGAGTGATCGGTGAAGCGGCACAACCGCTCGCCATTAATTACAAAAAGAATATGACCCTGCTTGATGTCATGATCAGTGTCGGCGGTTTGACTGAATTCGCAGATGGCAACGATGCCGTATTAGTGCGGATTGAAAACGGTCAACAAAAACAATACTCGCTCGCTATTGATGACTTGCTAAAGCAAGGCGACATTTCAGCTAATGTTGACATGTTGCCTGGCGACATCATCATCGTACCAGAAACTTGGTTCTAA
- the ubiA gene encoding 4-hydroxybenzoate octaprenyltransferase produces MTTMSWQAIKQITRIDKPIGTYLLLWPTYWALWVASDGLPDGVLLLIFTLGVVIMRSAGCVINDFADRKVDGKVKRTEQRPLVSGLMTPDQAIMLFGFLIGAAMALAINLSWLTIQYAVVALLLATSYPFMKRYTHLPQVVLGAAFSWGMIMAFAEIQGQVPTVAWLLFTANLLWTVAYDTMYAMVDRDDDLKIGVKSTAILFGRFDIRIIGFLQLMVLAILLTIGELMAYGWPYQLSLVVAAGFFCYQQMLIKNRRREPCFKAFLNNHYVGLVIFVGLVIEYWGY; encoded by the coding sequence ATGACGACAATGAGTTGGCAAGCGATCAAACAAATTACCCGCATTGATAAACCGATTGGCACGTACCTGTTGTTGTGGCCAACGTATTGGGCACTTTGGGTAGCGTCTGACGGTTTACCTGATGGTGTGCTATTGCTAATTTTTACCCTTGGTGTTGTGATTATGCGCAGTGCGGGCTGTGTGATTAACGATTTTGCTGACCGGAAAGTTGACGGCAAAGTGAAACGCACTGAGCAACGCCCCTTAGTGTCGGGCTTAATGACCCCAGACCAAGCCATTATGCTGTTTGGCTTTTTGATTGGCGCGGCAATGGCACTAGCGATCAACCTAAGCTGGCTAACGATTCAATACGCTGTTGTCGCCCTGCTACTGGCAACGAGTTACCCCTTTATGAAGCGTTACACACATCTACCGCAAGTTGTATTGGGGGCTGCGTTTAGTTGGGGCATGATTATGGCGTTTGCTGAAATTCAAGGGCAGGTGCCGACGGTTGCCTGGTTATTATTTACGGCAAATTTATTGTGGACCGTTGCCTACGACACTATGTATGCCATGGTTGATCGCGACGATGACCTCAAAATAGGCGTCAAGTCGACGGCCATCTTATTTGGGCGATTCGATATACGTATTATTGGCTTCTTGCAGCTAATGGTGCTGGCTATCTTACTTACCATCGGCGAGTTAATGGCTTATGGTTGGCCTTATCAACTGTCATTAGTTGTTGCTGCGGGATTTTTCTGTTACCAACAAATGCTGATTAAAAACCGACGCAGAGAACCTTGCTTTAAGGCCTTTTTAAACAATCACTACGTTGGCTTAGTAATTTTTGTTGGCTTAGTGATTGAATATTGGGGTTATTAA
- the plsB gene encoding glycerol-3-phosphate 1-O-acyltransferase PlsB, whose protein sequence is MLALRSLFYFLLSLPVRLLVRCKIVPDTLPELLKEDAKQPIFYIVRHQSASDLLALQKACKSMGLPDPLGQVTIKGQAFDRTLCLEKPTALFFGKKQRKTKALIQGIRLLKRHAEDPTLDAQLIPANLVWGRRPTIEKNNANVGTLLADQESPTPLRKFFIVLFLGRHTLVRFSEALSLRTMADDHGTDKSTAHKLLRVARFHFHRQTVAATGPRLMHRDQMFTALLANPAVKRVIADEAASKKIPAQKAKQQALKMMDEIAGDYRDSMIRFGDRILTWLWNRLYQGIEVNNAAKLREVAQDGHEIIYVPCHRSHMDYLLLTYVIFHEGLVTPRIAAGINLNFWPAGPIFRKAGAFFIRRSFRGNRMYSTIFREYLGLLFERGYAVKYYTEGGRSRTGRLLQPKTGMLAMTIQSLLRGIDRPLTLVPVYIGYEHVMEVGSYHKELSGSKKQKESIGGVVKAIKSLRNYGKGYVNFGEPININQFLNNHVDDWRDAIDPIDPQKPSWLTPTVNTLANDVMVSVNKSVALNPVSLVALILLATENRAMAESELIQQLNFFIDMQKHAPYSDAMTLPEGTADELVAHIKSLGKVTIERDNLGTILSLNNTASLEMRYYRNNILHAYVIPALVCRILERNAKTSHQSVIDQVSQLFALIKAELFLWQAENEVVAQTEQVLATLAEQEMIKQSKAGFWTVHDCTTVKAKLRVMGECIDETLQRLAIITNLLTQLAPASKSALEEQVITIAKRLSKLNNINAPEFVDKKAQAALINVLKEQGYAATNDNSYLIDTPALGSLKELINNLVDIEVLQSIAR, encoded by the coding sequence ATGTTAGCATTACGTTCACTTTTTTACTTTTTGCTTTCTCTACCAGTTAGGTTACTGGTACGCTGCAAAATTGTTCCAGATACATTACCGGAACTACTCAAAGAAGACGCCAAACAACCAATTTTCTATATCGTCCGCCACCAATCTGCGAGCGATCTTTTAGCACTGCAAAAAGCGTGTAAAAGCATGGGGCTACCCGATCCGTTAGGACAAGTAACGATTAAAGGGCAAGCTTTTGATCGCACCTTGTGCTTGGAGAAACCAACCGCCTTATTCTTTGGTAAGAAACAACGTAAAACAAAAGCGCTGATTCAGGGTATTCGACTGCTTAAACGTCACGCGGAAGATCCGACACTTGACGCGCAACTCATCCCAGCTAATCTCGTCTGGGGTCGGCGCCCGACGATTGAAAAGAATAACGCCAACGTTGGGACATTACTGGCGGACCAAGAGTCGCCCACTCCATTGCGCAAATTTTTTATCGTCCTCTTTCTCGGTCGACATACGCTGGTGCGCTTTAGCGAAGCCTTATCACTGCGTACTATGGCTGATGATCACGGTACAGACAAATCAACAGCGCACAAATTACTACGCGTAGCGCGATTCCATTTTCACCGCCAGACGGTTGCCGCAACAGGCCCGCGATTAATGCATCGCGATCAAATGTTTACCGCACTGTTGGCGAATCCTGCAGTGAAGCGCGTTATTGCTGACGAAGCGGCAAGTAAGAAAATTCCGGCACAAAAAGCAAAACAGCAAGCACTGAAAATGATGGATGAAATCGCTGGTGATTATCGCGATTCAATGATCCGCTTTGGCGATCGCATCTTAACTTGGCTGTGGAATCGCCTTTATCAAGGTATTGAAGTTAACAATGCTGCTAAGCTTCGAGAAGTCGCGCAAGACGGTCACGAAATCATCTATGTTCCCTGTCACCGCAGCCACATGGATTACCTGCTACTGACCTACGTTATTTTCCATGAAGGGCTAGTCACACCGCGTATTGCCGCCGGTATTAACCTAAACTTCTGGCCAGCAGGTCCTATTTTTAGAAAAGCCGGGGCATTTTTTATTCGTCGCAGCTTCCGTGGCAATCGCATGTATTCGACAATTTTCCGCGAATATTTAGGTTTGTTATTTGAACGCGGTTATGCCGTTAAATATTACACGGAAGGTGGGCGCAGCCGCACCGGCCGACTGCTACAACCTAAGACGGGGATGTTGGCAATGACGATTCAAAGTCTCCTACGCGGTATCGACCGCCCGCTAACGCTCGTGCCAGTTTACATCGGTTACGAGCATGTGATGGAAGTAGGCTCATACCACAAAGAACTCAGTGGCAGTAAGAAACAGAAGGAATCGATTGGTGGCGTTGTCAAGGCGATCAAAAGCCTGCGCAACTACGGCAAAGGCTATGTGAATTTCGGTGAGCCGATCAATATTAACCAGTTTCTCAATAACCACGTTGATGATTGGCGCGACGCTATTGACCCCATAGATCCACAAAAGCCTAGCTGGTTAACACCAACAGTTAATACACTGGCCAATGACGTCATGGTGTCGGTGAATAAAAGTGTCGCGTTAAATCCTGTGTCCTTAGTCGCACTCATCTTGCTAGCGACTGAAAATAGAGCGATGGCAGAAAGTGAGTTAATCCAGCAGCTTAATTTCTTTATCGACATGCAGAAGCATGCACCTTACAGCGATGCAATGACATTACCGGAAGGCACTGCCGATGAGCTTGTTGCGCATATCAAATCGCTTGGTAAGGTAACGATTGAGCGCGATAACCTAGGTACCATACTGTCATTAAATAACACCGCATCGCTGGAAATGCGTTACTATCGCAACAACATTTTGCACGCCTACGTGATACCTGCGCTTGTTTGTCGAATTTTGGAGCGCAACGCGAAAACTAGTCACCAAAGTGTAATTGACCAAGTAAGCCAACTGTTTGCGCTGATCAAAGCAGAGTTATTTTTATGGCAAGCAGAAAACGAGGTGGTGGCGCAAACAGAACAAGTGCTCGCAACCCTTGCTGAGCAAGAGATGATCAAGCAAAGCAAAGCAGGTTTTTGGACCGTTCATGACTGCACGACCGTCAAAGCTAAGCTCAGAGTAATGGGAGAGTGTATCGACGAAACGCTGCAACGCTTGGCGATTATCACTAACTTACTAACACAGCTGGCACCAGCGAGTAAGAGTGCACTTGAAGAGCAAGTCATTACCATTGCGAAGCGATTGTCTAAGCTCAACAACATTAATGCGCCTGAGTTTGTCGACAAAAAAGCACAAGCTGCGCTTATCAATGTACTTAAAGAGCAAGGTTATGCCGCCACTAACGACAATAGCTATTTAATTGACACGCCAGCACTGGGCTCACTTAAAGAGCTGATCAACAATTTGGTGGATATCGAAGTACTGCAAAGCATTGCCAGATAA
- a CDS encoding TIGR03016 family PEP-CTERM system-associated outer membrane protein: MAITDMATAERNKLKLSSLFGVTLLLAHPEIAHAASNELSPYIGIEEIYSDNVELSSFNEENSFVTRANVGVRNNYSSSVVDASINGNYSHLFYSHDSSADNGYESLNSTINISPWRKGPQLNLSGTIANTPQSIGGNFASDLISGDTVRTTNYGAGLSYSAQNSDFLLTLGGQYNDSRSEDDVGSSYGYATSLGFQNGTGQKFVFWNISASYSDRNNQRNSARSYQIQATVGLISGWKLNPFIRYFDENYSGSVTNNNLNQGESLGAGIRWQPAKLMVIDLSYNKAEDEAVSDDYVAFEFSWQPTTRTQIAANYNQRFFGDSYGLNINHRNKRLTNAISYNEQVQAFQRDNFELFVDSTVFCPVGQPIDLEECLPTLEGQTQPELFVEFPIFDIRPVEDNQFSLNKRLAWSSSLSLPRTTLGLTISGNEREDLNTGNTQDVISININANRRLNPRSNITAGFQFSRNDFFTRNVDIDAERKDYYRSYNLGYSLDFARSLSLNFNLRHLVRSSNFDIRSYDETRATLSVRKDF, from the coding sequence ATGGCTATTACGGATATGGCTACGGCCGAAAGAAATAAGCTAAAGTTATCAAGCCTTTTCGGTGTTACTTTACTTTTGGCGCATCCTGAGATTGCACACGCAGCCAGCAATGAGCTATCTCCGTACATTGGCATTGAAGAAATATACTCAGATAATGTTGAACTGAGCAGCTTTAATGAGGAAAACAGCTTTGTTACTCGTGCCAATGTCGGCGTCCGCAATAATTACTCTTCAAGCGTTGTAGATGCCAGTATTAACGGCAACTATTCACACTTATTTTATAGCCATGACAGCAGTGCTGACAATGGTTATGAGTCGCTCAACTCCACGATTAATATCTCTCCGTGGAGAAAGGGGCCACAGTTAAACCTGTCTGGCACCATTGCCAATACACCGCAAAGTATAGGGGGCAATTTTGCTTCTGACCTGATTTCGGGCGACACAGTACGCACCACCAATTATGGTGCAGGGTTATCTTACAGTGCCCAAAATAGTGATTTTCTGTTAACCCTAGGGGGGCAATATAACGATAGCCGATCGGAAGATGATGTTGGCAGCAGTTATGGCTACGCCACCAGTTTAGGTTTCCAAAATGGTACGGGGCAAAAATTCGTGTTTTGGAATATTTCAGCAAGTTACTCGGACCGCAATAATCAGCGCAACTCAGCGCGAAGTTATCAAATACAAGCAACAGTAGGGCTAATATCCGGCTGGAAACTTAACCCCTTTATTCGTTATTTTGATGAAAATTATTCTGGCAGCGTTACTAACAATAACTTAAACCAAGGGGAATCTCTTGGCGCTGGTATACGCTGGCAACCTGCTAAATTAATGGTGATTGACTTATCATACAATAAGGCGGAAGACGAAGCGGTCAGTGATGATTACGTTGCCTTTGAATTCAGCTGGCAACCGACCACCCGCACGCAAATAGCGGCCAACTATAATCAACGCTTTTTTGGTGATTCTTATGGCTTAAATATCAATCATAGAAACAAGCGGCTCACCAATGCCATTAGCTACAATGAACAAGTTCAGGCATTCCAAAGGGATAACTTTGAGCTTTTCGTTGACTCAACAGTATTCTGCCCTGTTGGCCAACCTATTGATCTGGAAGAGTGTTTGCCAACTCTAGAGGGCCAAACACAACCTGAATTGTTTGTTGAGTTCCCCATTTTCGATATCCGCCCTGTTGAAGACAACCAATTTTCGCTTAATAAAAGGTTGGCGTGGAGTTCAAGCCTATCACTACCGCGCACAACCTTGGGTTTAACCATTTCCGGCAATGAGCGCGAAGACCTTAATACCGGCAATACCCAAGATGTTATCTCAATAAACATTAACGCGAATCGTCGATTAAACCCCAGAAGCAACATCACTGCTGGTTTTCAATTTTCTCGTAATGACTTTTTCACCCGTAATGTTGATATAGATGCTGAACGCAAAGACTACTATCGCAGCTATAATCTTGGCTATTCACTGGATTTTGCGCGATCATTATCGCTTAACTTCAATCTAAGGCATCTAGTGCGTTCATCAAATTTTGATATTAGATCATATGACGAAACGCGCGCCACCTTGTCAGTAAGAAAAGATTTTTAA
- a CDS encoding XrtA system polysaccharide chain length determinant has product MQELIEQIVDYLKGIWIKRRYIIIATWAICPLGWYFVAQLPNVYESSARVYVDTQSLLRPLLRGLTVETNPDTQIRLMVQTLLSRPNLERISRMTDLDVQANTTEEYDKIIEDLKKDLKISSAGRENIFTLSIEDKDAETAKNIVQSALTVFIENTLGETRSDSDEAQKFLNAQIRDYENRLLAAEGRLTNFKQKYGNVLLNNSGGFYATLNQEKEQLERAELQLAEAQTRLSSAKAQLAGEEPVFGLFSSRVQTNNSITTTYDSRIQQLEEAMDSQLLRFTENHPEVREIQRRLDELTKLRQKEIEEYYTALKTDSSQGNNNITSVDKNPVYQELKIQANQYENEVASLTVRVNNFKQRVIEIENRIHSLPEIEAELTALNRGYDITKAKYEELLARKETAQLAQQADETTDKIQFRVIDPPRAALQPSGPPRLLFFIGITIVGIGVGVGISLLMSQISPVVTSSQQMSRITGIPVFGTVSANDSLGLHKWHKKKTVLFMLSNLVLIILLASFISYFTFPDLIQAPLKGVLG; this is encoded by the coding sequence ATGCAAGAGTTAATTGAACAAATAGTTGATTATTTAAAAGGAATTTGGATAAAGCGTCGTTATATTATTATTGCGACTTGGGCTATTTGTCCGCTCGGTTGGTACTTTGTCGCACAATTGCCAAATGTTTATGAATCATCTGCACGTGTTTACGTTGATACCCAGTCGTTGCTGCGTCCTTTGCTCAGAGGGCTCACGGTTGAAACCAACCCTGACACTCAAATCCGGCTAATGGTGCAGACCTTGCTCAGCCGCCCCAACCTCGAGCGCATATCTCGCATGACTGACCTAGATGTGCAAGCCAACACCACTGAAGAATATGACAAAATCATTGAAGATCTAAAAAAAGATTTAAAGATATCTAGTGCAGGCCGCGAAAATATCTTCACACTCTCCATTGAAGACAAAGATGCCGAAACGGCAAAAAATATCGTGCAGTCAGCGTTGACAGTTTTTATTGAAAATACGCTAGGCGAAACAAGGAGTGACTCTGACGAAGCACAAAAGTTCTTAAACGCGCAGATTCGTGATTACGAAAACCGGTTATTGGCGGCCGAAGGTCGATTAACTAACTTTAAGCAAAAGTACGGCAATGTGCTGTTGAATAACAGTGGTGGTTTTTACGCGACGCTCAACCAAGAAAAGGAACAGCTAGAGCGCGCGGAGTTACAACTTGCCGAAGCACAAACGCGGCTCAGCTCAGCCAAAGCTCAGTTAGCCGGTGAAGAGCCTGTGTTTGGGCTATTCAGTAGCCGAGTTCAGACGAATAACAGTATCACCACAACTTACGACAGCAGAATTCAACAGCTTGAAGAGGCTATGGATTCGCAGCTACTTCGCTTTACAGAGAACCATCCAGAAGTAAGAGAAATTCAGCGTCGCTTGGACGAATTAACCAAGCTGAGACAAAAAGAAATAGAAGAATACTATACAGCGTTGAAGACAGATAGTTCGCAAGGTAACAATAACATTACCAGCGTTGATAAAAATCCTGTATACCAAGAACTCAAGATCCAAGCGAACCAATATGAAAACGAAGTAGCTTCGCTCACCGTCCGAGTAAACAACTTTAAACAGCGCGTAATTGAAATTGAAAACCGTATTCACTCGCTCCCTGAAATAGAAGCTGAGCTTACCGCATTAAATCGCGGCTATGACATTACCAAAGCTAAGTATGAGGAACTGCTGGCACGCAAAGAAACCGCGCAGCTGGCTCAGCAGGCTGATGAGACTACCGATAAAATACAGTTTCGCGTTATTGACCCACCGAGAGCGGCATTGCAGCCTTCTGGGCCACCTAGGTTACTATTTTTTATCGGTATAACTATTGTTGGCATTGGCGTCGGCGTTGGTATCTCACTATTGATGAGCCAAATTAGCCCAGTAGTAACTTCAAGCCAACAAATGTCTCGCATCACGGGTATTCCAGTATTTGGCACCGTTTCTGCGAATGACAGTCTGGGCTTACATAAATGGCATAAGAAAAAAACCGTTCTATTTATGCTGTCAAACCTAGTCTTAATTATATTGCTCGCGAGTTTTATTAGTTATTTTACATTCCCTGATTTAATTCAAGCGCCACTGAAAGGAGTATTAGGCTAA